The segment GATTTAAAGGCTTTTACCGTATTTTCGGTTACTTCTATTTTAGCACCCATATTTTTAAGTATTTCTAAAATAGCCTTATCCCCTTGAAGAGATTTTTCCCACAAATTAGTACATGTTATATTTCCTCCAAGTATCCCAGCTACTAAAAAGAAAGCTCCCTGTGAAAAATCACCTTCCACCTTGTAATCCTTACTTTTGTATCTTTGATTTCCTTTTATGTAGAATTCCTTATAATCTTTATTATCTATATAAACACCAAATTTTTTAAGCATATCAATAGTAAGATCCACATAAGCTTTGGATTCAAGCTCTGTTGTTACAATTATCCTAGAATCTTTATATAATAAGGGTAGTGCAAATAATAATCCAGTTATAAACTGAGAACTTACATCTCCTCTAACTTTAAATACACCAGCATCAAGTGGCCCCTTAAGTGTTAATGGAAGTTTACCTTTTTCATTTTTATATGATATTTTCTTTTCGTTAAAAATATTATAATAAACCTGTAGAGGCCTTTCTACTAATTTTCCTTCTCCATAAAATGTAACCTCTTTATCTTGAGTTAAGGAAATAGGGATTAAAAATCTTATAGTTGAACCAGACTCATTACAATTAATCTTATTATTTATAACATTAATTGTACCAATTCCCTTTATTATAATTTTCCCCTTTTCTTTATCACACTTAA is part of the Haloimpatiens sp. FM7315 genome and harbors:
- the aroA gene encoding 3-phosphoshikimate 1-carboxyvinyltransferase — translated: MSDIRIEPCNLSGDIKIPPSKSMSHRAIICASLSEDETEIKDIIFSKDIIASIEAMRSFGANIKCDKEKGKIIIKGIGTINVINNKINCNESGSTIRFLIPISLTQDKEVTFYGEGKLVERPLQVYYNIFNEKKISYKNEKGKLPLTLKGPLDAGVFKVRGDVSSQFITGLLFALPLLYKDSRIIVTTELESKAYVDLTIDMLKKFGVYIDNKDYKEFYIKGNQRYKSKDYKVEGDFSQGAFFLVAGILGGNITCTNLWEKSLQGDKAILEILKNMGAKIEVTENTVKAFKSKTKGIEIDVSQCPDLIPILSVVAALSNGTTKIIKAKRLRIKECDRLKAMATELKVLGADIEEFSDGLIIKGKESLKGGEVKSWNDHRIAMALAVASIRCSESVVIKDANSVEKSYPDFWKDFSMLGGKIYECHMGE